Proteins from one Gossypium raimondii isolate GPD5lz chromosome 8, ASM2569854v1, whole genome shotgun sequence genomic window:
- the LOC105793369 gene encoding uncharacterized protein LOC105793369 — MKPQGVTEDQTKLRAFPFSLADSAKEWLFYLPPGSITTWADLSRLFLNRFFPASQAAELRREIVGIRQKEVESLYDYWERFKKLCASCPQHGMTEQSLFQYFYEGLKPMEMNMVDAASGGTLVNMTPQQARDLISTMAANSQQFRANIEPPRRVHQLSNSTLEDKVDRLPNMMSSLIAEKAKTARLCRICATPDHATDACPSLYDNTTAHLDAVGNFPGPPQRQYDPYANTYNPGWRDHPNLSYGANPRNNQPNQNRFPQQPQGSEMKDFQQKTEASIRELTTSIEKLTSQGKLPNLDQEITQEKSEKDEQVRPKPPLPKIQPPFPERFNQCRRGKEDKEILETFRNVEINISLLDAIKQIPRYAKFLKELCTNKRKLTGNERGNAGENVSAVLQRKMPAKCNDKGLFAIPCKIGHLEIKKAMCDLGASINVMSYSIYESLNAGFLTKTGVIIQLADRSVVHPEGVLEDVLVKVNELIFPADFYVIKMEEDSTPGSSDFLLGRPFLSTTSTKIDVQNGTLTMKFDGEIVKFNVYDAISHPSEILSAPELELEPAGQIKQSENVKKTVEQLLERIEARLETFGQ; from the exons atgaaacctcaggggGTAACTGAGGATCAGACTAAATTGCGTGCTTTCCCTTTCTCCCTAGCAGATTCCGCtaaggaatggttattttatttacccccTGGATCTATTACAACTTGGGCTGATCTATCTCGTTTGTTTCTAAACAGGTTTTTTCCAGCATCGCAAGCAGCTGAGCTAAGAAGAGAGATCGTTGGAATAAGGCAAAAAGAAGTTGAGTCCCTTTACGATTATTGGGAGCGGTTTAAGAAGCTGTGTGCAAGCTGCCCACAACATGGTATGACGGAGCAATCTCTCTTCCAATACTTTTACGAAGGTTTGAAGCCCATGGAGATGAATATGGTAGACGCTGCTAGTGGAGGAACTTTGGTCAACATGACTCCCCAACAAGCGAGAGACTTGATCTCCACGATGGCTGCAAATTCTCAGCAGTTTCGAGCTAATATTGAACCCCCTAGAAGGGTTCACCAGCTAAGTAACTCAACCTTAGAGGATAAAGTAGATAGACTTCCTAATATGATGAGCTCTCTTATTGCGGAAAAAGCGAAGACAGCTCGGTTATGCAGAATATGTGCTACACCTGATCATGCAACTGATGCATGTCCCAGTTTGTATGATAATACCACGGCCCATCTGGATGCTGTGGGAAATTTCCCTGGGCCGCCACAAAGGCAGTACGACCCATACGCTAATACCTACAACCCAGGGTGGAGGGACCATCCTAACTTAAGTTATGGGGCAAACCCACGAAATAACCAGCCAAACCAAAATCGGTTTCCGCAACAGCCGCAAGGTTCAG AGATGAAGGATTTTCAACAGAAAACCGAGGCATCCATCAGAGAGTTGACCACATCGATCGAGAAATTGACCTCTCAAGGGAAGCTGCC GAATCTTGACCAAGAAATTACCCAGGAAAAATCTGAGAAAGATGAACAAGTCCGACCGAAGCCTCCATTGCctaaaattcaacctccattTCCAGAACGATTCAACCAGTGTCGAAGAGGTAAAGAGGACAAGGAAATCCTcgaaacatttaggaatgtcGAGATCAATATTTCGCTGTTGGACGCCATCAAACAAATACCACGGTATGCCAAATTTCTTAAAGAGCTTTGCACCAACAAGCGAAAATTAACAGGTAATGAAAGGGGGAATGCTGGTGAGAATGTATCCGCAGTGTTACAACGAAAAATGCCGGCAAAATGTAATGATAAGGGCTTGTTtgcaataccatgcaaaataggccATCTGGAAATTAAGAAGGCTATGTGTGATCTAGGGGCCTCTATAAATGTAATGTCGtattctatttatgaatcacttaacgcgggttttttgacaaaaacaggTGTTATCATTCAATTGGCGGACAGGTCTGTTGTGCATCCAGAAGGAGTCCTTGAGGATGTTCTGGTAAAAGTTAACGAGCTTATTTTCCCTGCAGATTTTTATGTAATCAAAATGGAGGAGGATAGCACTCCTGGATCTTCAGATTTCCTGTTGGGTCGACCGTTCCTTAGTACAACTAGTACTAAAATTGACGTTCAAAATGGAACTCTCACGATGAAATTTGATGGGGAGATCGTAAAGTTTAATGTCTACGACGCCATTAGCCATCCAAGCGAAATCTTGAGC GCACCAGAGTTGGAGTTAGAACCCGCAGGACAG aTAAAACAGAGCGAAAATGTGAAGAAAACCGTTGAGCAACTGTTAGAGCGCATTGAGGCCCGACTTGAAACCTTTGGCCAATAA